In Nicotiana tabacum cultivar K326 chromosome 19, ASM71507v2, whole genome shotgun sequence, one DNA window encodes the following:
- the LOC107796842 gene encoding protein-ribulosamine 3-kinase, chloroplastic-like isoform X1: protein MVVAHLGAISFSSCIPNSLSCPRLMHPSINKNKPLIAIFIDGMSRIELVCTRSTMDTILVSQCIREKLESSSMPVCASVAAMSDDPIREWILSEGKATQIRGICPIGGGCINRATRYDTDAGSFFVKTNRSIGPSMFEGEALGLNSMYETGSIRVPKPYKVGSLPTGGSYIIMEFIEFGASRGNQHSDTLPFTAFQSALGRKLAEMHKAAKSEKGFGFHVENTIGSTPQINTWTSDWIEFYAEHRLGKPLAAMSDDPIREWILSEGKATQIRGICPIGGGCINRATRYDTDAGSFFVKTNRSIGPSMFEGEALGLNSMYETGSIRVPKPYKVGSLPTGGSYIIMEFIEFGASRGNQHSDTLPFTAFQSALGRKLAEMHKAAKSEKGFGFHVENTIGSTPQINTWTSDWIEFYAEHRLGYQLKLAREQYGDSTIYERGQRLAKNLGPLFKNVVIEPCLLHGDLWSGNITYDKNGEPVILDPACYYGHSEAEFGMSWCAGFGGDFYKAYFQVMPEQPGFEQRRDLYMLYHYLNHYNLFGSGYRSSSLSIIDDYLRMLNV, encoded by the exons ATGGTGGTGGCACACTTGGGGGCTATTTCCTTTTCCTCCTGCATCCCTAATTCTTTATCTTGCCCTCGTCTCATGCACCCCTCCATTAACAAGAATAAACCTCTAATTG CAATATTCATTGATGGAATGAGCAGAATAGAGCTTGTGTGTACTAGGTCAACCATGGATACTATATTGGTGAGTCAGTGCATCCGTGAGAAGCTAGAATCTAGTTCCATGCCAGTGTGCGCTTCAG TGGCTGCAATGAGTGATGATCCTATTCGGGAATGGATCCTTTCAGAAGGAAAGGCAACACAGATCAGAGGAATCTGTCCCATTGGTGGTGGGTGCATAAATCGTGCAACACGTTATGATACTGATGCCGGTTCCTTTTTTGTTAAAACGAACAg GAGTATTGGACCATCAATGTTTGAGGGAGAGGCATTGGGTTTAAATTCTATGTACGAAACAGGGTCAATCCGTGTACCAAAACCATATAAA GTTGGATCTCTGCCGACAGGCGGCTCATACATCATAATGGAATTTATTGAGTTTGGTGCATCTAGAGGCAATCAG CATTCAGATACTTTACCATTTACGgcttttcagtcagcattaggaagGAAGCTTGCTGAAATGCATAAAGCAGCAAAGTCTGAGAAGGGTTTTGGCTTTCATGTTGAGAATACTATTGGCAG TACTCCGCAGATAAACACTTGGACCTCAGATTGGATCGAATTTTACGCGGAGCACAGATTGGGAAAACCAT TGGCTGCAATGAGTGATGATCCTATTCGGGAATGGATCCTTTCAGAAGGAAAGGCAACACAGATCAGAGGAATCTGTCCCATTGGTGGTGGGTGCATAAATCGTGCAACACGTTATGATACTGATGCCGGTTCCTTTTTTGTTAAAACGAACAg GAGTATTGGACCATCAATGTTTGAGGGAGAGGCATTGGGTTTAAATTCTATGTACGAAACAGGGTCAATCCGTGTACCAAAACCATATAAA GTTGGATCTCTGCCGACAGGCGGCTCATACATCATAATGGAATTTATTGAGTTTGGTGCATCTAGAGGCAATCAG CATTCAGATACTTTACCATTTACGgcttttcagtcagcattaggaagGAAGCTTGCTGAAATGCATAAAGCAGCAAAGTCTGAGAAGGGTTTTGGCTTTCATGTTGAGAATACTATTGGCAG TACTCCGCAGATAAACACTTGGACCTCAGATTGGATCGAATTTTACGCGGAGCACAGATTGGGATACCAGCTGAAGTTGGCTCGAGAACAGTATGGGGATTCAACCATTTATGAGAGAG GACAAAGGCTAGCAAAGAACCTGGGACCTTTATTCAAGAATGTTGTGATAGAGCCATGCTTGTTGCACGGAGACCTGTGGAGTGGGAATATCACATATGACAAGAATGGTGAACCTGTGATTCTTGACCCTGCATGTTATT ATGGACATAGTGAAGCAGAATTTGGAATGTCATGGTGCGCCGGATTTGGAGGAGATTTTTACAAGGCTTATTTTCAG GTGATGCCTGAACAACCCGGTTTTGAACAAAGGAGAGATTTGTACATGCTGTATCATTACCTAAATCACTATAACTTGTTTGGTTCTGGTTACCGCTCTTCTTCACTGTCCATTATTGATGACTATCTACGGATGCTCAATGTGTAG
- the LOC107796842 gene encoding protein-ribulosamine 3-kinase, chloroplastic-like isoform X2 → MVVAHLGAISFSSCIPNSLSCPRLMHPSINKNKPLIAIFIDGMSRIELVCTRSTMDTILVSQCIREKLESSSMPVCASVAAMSDDPIREWILSEGKATQIRGICPIGGGCINRATRYDTDAGSFFVKTNRSIGPSMFEGEALGLNSMYETGSIRVPKPYKVGSLPTGGSYIIMEFIEFGASRGNQHSDTLPFTAFQSALGRKLAEMHKAAKSEKGFGFHVENTIGSTPQINTWTSDWIEFYAEHRLGKPLAAMSDDPIREWILSEGKATQIRGICPIGGGCINRATRYDTDAGSFFVKTNRSIGPSMFEGEALGLNSMYETGSIRVPKPYKVGSLPTGGSYIIMEFIEFGASRGNQSALGRKLAEMHKAAKSEKGFGFHVENTIGSTPQINTWTSDWIEFYAEHRLGYQLKLAREQYGDSTIYERGQRLAKNLGPLFKNVVIEPCLLHGDLWSGNITYDKNGEPVILDPACYYGHSEAEFGMSWCAGFGGDFYKAYFQVMPEQPGFEQRRDLYMLYHYLNHYNLFGSGYRSSSLSIIDDYLRMLNV, encoded by the exons ATGGTGGTGGCACACTTGGGGGCTATTTCCTTTTCCTCCTGCATCCCTAATTCTTTATCTTGCCCTCGTCTCATGCACCCCTCCATTAACAAGAATAAACCTCTAATTG CAATATTCATTGATGGAATGAGCAGAATAGAGCTTGTGTGTACTAGGTCAACCATGGATACTATATTGGTGAGTCAGTGCATCCGTGAGAAGCTAGAATCTAGTTCCATGCCAGTGTGCGCTTCAG TGGCTGCAATGAGTGATGATCCTATTCGGGAATGGATCCTTTCAGAAGGAAAGGCAACACAGATCAGAGGAATCTGTCCCATTGGTGGTGGGTGCATAAATCGTGCAACACGTTATGATACTGATGCCGGTTCCTTTTTTGTTAAAACGAACAg GAGTATTGGACCATCAATGTTTGAGGGAGAGGCATTGGGTTTAAATTCTATGTACGAAACAGGGTCAATCCGTGTACCAAAACCATATAAA GTTGGATCTCTGCCGACAGGCGGCTCATACATCATAATGGAATTTATTGAGTTTGGTGCATCTAGAGGCAATCAG CATTCAGATACTTTACCATTTACGgcttttcagtcagcattaggaagGAAGCTTGCTGAAATGCATAAAGCAGCAAAGTCTGAGAAGGGTTTTGGCTTTCATGTTGAGAATACTATTGGCAG TACTCCGCAGATAAACACTTGGACCTCAGATTGGATCGAATTTTACGCGGAGCACAGATTGGGAAAACCAT TGGCTGCAATGAGTGATGATCCTATTCGGGAATGGATCCTTTCAGAAGGAAAGGCAACACAGATCAGAGGAATCTGTCCCATTGGTGGTGGGTGCATAAATCGTGCAACACGTTATGATACTGATGCCGGTTCCTTTTTTGTTAAAACGAACAg GAGTATTGGACCATCAATGTTTGAGGGAGAGGCATTGGGTTTAAATTCTATGTACGAAACAGGGTCAATCCGTGTACCAAAACCATATAAA GTTGGATCTCTGCCGACAGGCGGCTCATACATCATAATGGAATTTATTGAGTTTGGTGCATCTAGAGGCAATCAG tcagcattaggaagGAAGCTTGCTGAAATGCATAAAGCAGCAAAGTCTGAGAAGGGTTTTGGCTTTCATGTTGAGAATACTATTGGCAG TACTCCGCAGATAAACACTTGGACCTCAGATTGGATCGAATTTTACGCGGAGCACAGATTGGGATACCAGCTGAAGTTGGCTCGAGAACAGTATGGGGATTCAACCATTTATGAGAGAG GACAAAGGCTAGCAAAGAACCTGGGACCTTTATTCAAGAATGTTGTGATAGAGCCATGCTTGTTGCACGGAGACCTGTGGAGTGGGAATATCACATATGACAAGAATGGTGAACCTGTGATTCTTGACCCTGCATGTTATT ATGGACATAGTGAAGCAGAATTTGGAATGTCATGGTGCGCCGGATTTGGAGGAGATTTTTACAAGGCTTATTTTCAG GTGATGCCTGAACAACCCGGTTTTGAACAAAGGAGAGATTTGTACATGCTGTATCATTACCTAAATCACTATAACTTGTTTGGTTCTGGTTACCGCTCTTCTTCACTGTCCATTATTGATGACTATCTACGGATGCTCAATGTGTAG
- the LOC107796842 gene encoding protein-ribulosamine 3-kinase, chloroplastic-like isoform X3 encodes MVVAHLGAISFSSCIPNSLSCPRLMHPSINKNKPLIAIFIDGMSRIELVCTRSTMDTILVSQCIREKLESSSMPVCASVAAMSDDPIREWILSEGKATQIRGICPIGGGCINRATRYDTDAGSFFVKTNRSIGPSMFEGEALGLNSMYETGSIRVPKPYKVGSLPTGGSYIIMEFIEFGASRGNQSALGRKLAEMHKAAKSEKGFGFHVENTIGSTPQINTWTSDWIEFYAEHRLGKPLAAMSDDPIREWILSEGKATQIRGICPIGGGCINRATRYDTDAGSFFVKTNRSIGPSMFEGEALGLNSMYETGSIRVPKPYKVGSLPTGGSYIIMEFIEFGASRGNQHSDTLPFTAFQSALGRKLAEMHKAAKSEKGFGFHVENTIGSTPQINTWTSDWIEFYAEHRLGYQLKLAREQYGDSTIYERGQRLAKNLGPLFKNVVIEPCLLHGDLWSGNITYDKNGEPVILDPACYYGHSEAEFGMSWCAGFGGDFYKAYFQVMPEQPGFEQRRDLYMLYHYLNHYNLFGSGYRSSSLSIIDDYLRMLNV; translated from the exons ATGGTGGTGGCACACTTGGGGGCTATTTCCTTTTCCTCCTGCATCCCTAATTCTTTATCTTGCCCTCGTCTCATGCACCCCTCCATTAACAAGAATAAACCTCTAATTG CAATATTCATTGATGGAATGAGCAGAATAGAGCTTGTGTGTACTAGGTCAACCATGGATACTATATTGGTGAGTCAGTGCATCCGTGAGAAGCTAGAATCTAGTTCCATGCCAGTGTGCGCTTCAG TGGCTGCAATGAGTGATGATCCTATTCGGGAATGGATCCTTTCAGAAGGAAAGGCAACACAGATCAGAGGAATCTGTCCCATTGGTGGTGGGTGCATAAATCGTGCAACACGTTATGATACTGATGCCGGTTCCTTTTTTGTTAAAACGAACAg GAGTATTGGACCATCAATGTTTGAGGGAGAGGCATTGGGTTTAAATTCTATGTACGAAACAGGGTCAATCCGTGTACCAAAACCATATAAA GTTGGATCTCTGCCGACAGGCGGCTCATACATCATAATGGAATTTATTGAGTTTGGTGCATCTAGAGGCAATCAG tcagcattaggaagGAAGCTTGCTGAAATGCATAAAGCAGCAAAGTCTGAGAAGGGTTTTGGCTTTCATGTTGAGAATACTATTGGCAG TACTCCGCAGATAAACACTTGGACCTCAGATTGGATCGAATTTTACGCGGAGCACAGATTGGGAAAACCAT TGGCTGCAATGAGTGATGATCCTATTCGGGAATGGATCCTTTCAGAAGGAAAGGCAACACAGATCAGAGGAATCTGTCCCATTGGTGGTGGGTGCATAAATCGTGCAACACGTTATGATACTGATGCCGGTTCCTTTTTTGTTAAAACGAACAg GAGTATTGGACCATCAATGTTTGAGGGAGAGGCATTGGGTTTAAATTCTATGTACGAAACAGGGTCAATCCGTGTACCAAAACCATATAAA GTTGGATCTCTGCCGACAGGCGGCTCATACATCATAATGGAATTTATTGAGTTTGGTGCATCTAGAGGCAATCAG CATTCAGATACTTTACCATTTACGgcttttcagtcagcattaggaagGAAGCTTGCTGAAATGCATAAAGCAGCAAAGTCTGAGAAGGGTTTTGGCTTTCATGTTGAGAATACTATTGGCAG TACTCCGCAGATAAACACTTGGACCTCAGATTGGATCGAATTTTACGCGGAGCACAGATTGGGATACCAGCTGAAGTTGGCTCGAGAACAGTATGGGGATTCAACCATTTATGAGAGAG GACAAAGGCTAGCAAAGAACCTGGGACCTTTATTCAAGAATGTTGTGATAGAGCCATGCTTGTTGCACGGAGACCTGTGGAGTGGGAATATCACATATGACAAGAATGGTGAACCTGTGATTCTTGACCCTGCATGTTATT ATGGACATAGTGAAGCAGAATTTGGAATGTCATGGTGCGCCGGATTTGGAGGAGATTTTTACAAGGCTTATTTTCAG GTGATGCCTGAACAACCCGGTTTTGAACAAAGGAGAGATTTGTACATGCTGTATCATTACCTAAATCACTATAACTTGTTTGGTTCTGGTTACCGCTCTTCTTCACTGTCCATTATTGATGACTATCTACGGATGCTCAATGTGTAG
- the LOC107796842 gene encoding protein-ribulosamine 3-kinase, chloroplastic-like isoform X4 produces MVVAHLGAISFSSCIPNSLSCPRLMHPSINKNKPLIVAAMSDDPIREWILSEGKATQIRGICPIGGGCINRATRYDTDAGSFFVKTNRSIGPSMFEGEALGLNSMYETGSIRVPKPYKVGSLPTGGSYIIMEFIEFGASRGNQHSDTLPFTAFQSALGRKLAEMHKAAKSEKGFGFHVENTIGSTPQINTWTSDWIEFYAEHRLGKPLAAMSDDPIREWILSEGKATQIRGICPIGGGCINRATRYDTDAGSFFVKTNRSIGPSMFEGEALGLNSMYETGSIRVPKPYKVGSLPTGGSYIIMEFIEFGASRGNQHSDTLPFTAFQSALGRKLAEMHKAAKSEKGFGFHVENTIGSTPQINTWTSDWIEFYAEHRLGYQLKLAREQYGDSTIYERGQRLAKNLGPLFKNVVIEPCLLHGDLWSGNITYDKNGEPVILDPACYYGHSEAEFGMSWCAGFGGDFYKAYFQVMPEQPGFEQRRDLYMLYHYLNHYNLFGSGYRSSSLSIIDDYLRMLNV; encoded by the exons ATGGTGGTGGCACACTTGGGGGCTATTTCCTTTTCCTCCTGCATCCCTAATTCTTTATCTTGCCCTCGTCTCATGCACCCCTCCATTAACAAGAATAAACCTCTAATTG TGGCTGCAATGAGTGATGATCCTATTCGGGAATGGATCCTTTCAGAAGGAAAGGCAACACAGATCAGAGGAATCTGTCCCATTGGTGGTGGGTGCATAAATCGTGCAACACGTTATGATACTGATGCCGGTTCCTTTTTTGTTAAAACGAACAg GAGTATTGGACCATCAATGTTTGAGGGAGAGGCATTGGGTTTAAATTCTATGTACGAAACAGGGTCAATCCGTGTACCAAAACCATATAAA GTTGGATCTCTGCCGACAGGCGGCTCATACATCATAATGGAATTTATTGAGTTTGGTGCATCTAGAGGCAATCAG CATTCAGATACTTTACCATTTACGgcttttcagtcagcattaggaagGAAGCTTGCTGAAATGCATAAAGCAGCAAAGTCTGAGAAGGGTTTTGGCTTTCATGTTGAGAATACTATTGGCAG TACTCCGCAGATAAACACTTGGACCTCAGATTGGATCGAATTTTACGCGGAGCACAGATTGGGAAAACCAT TGGCTGCAATGAGTGATGATCCTATTCGGGAATGGATCCTTTCAGAAGGAAAGGCAACACAGATCAGAGGAATCTGTCCCATTGGTGGTGGGTGCATAAATCGTGCAACACGTTATGATACTGATGCCGGTTCCTTTTTTGTTAAAACGAACAg GAGTATTGGACCATCAATGTTTGAGGGAGAGGCATTGGGTTTAAATTCTATGTACGAAACAGGGTCAATCCGTGTACCAAAACCATATAAA GTTGGATCTCTGCCGACAGGCGGCTCATACATCATAATGGAATTTATTGAGTTTGGTGCATCTAGAGGCAATCAG CATTCAGATACTTTACCATTTACGgcttttcagtcagcattaggaagGAAGCTTGCTGAAATGCATAAAGCAGCAAAGTCTGAGAAGGGTTTTGGCTTTCATGTTGAGAATACTATTGGCAG TACTCCGCAGATAAACACTTGGACCTCAGATTGGATCGAATTTTACGCGGAGCACAGATTGGGATACCAGCTGAAGTTGGCTCGAGAACAGTATGGGGATTCAACCATTTATGAGAGAG GACAAAGGCTAGCAAAGAACCTGGGACCTTTATTCAAGAATGTTGTGATAGAGCCATGCTTGTTGCACGGAGACCTGTGGAGTGGGAATATCACATATGACAAGAATGGTGAACCTGTGATTCTTGACCCTGCATGTTATT ATGGACATAGTGAAGCAGAATTTGGAATGTCATGGTGCGCCGGATTTGGAGGAGATTTTTACAAGGCTTATTTTCAG GTGATGCCTGAACAACCCGGTTTTGAACAAAGGAGAGATTTGTACATGCTGTATCATTACCTAAATCACTATAACTTGTTTGGTTCTGGTTACCGCTCTTCTTCACTGTCCATTATTGATGACTATCTACGGATGCTCAATGTGTAG
- the LOC107796842 gene encoding protein-ribulosamine 3-kinase, chloroplastic-like isoform X5: MVVAHLGAISFSSCIPNSLSCPRLMHPSINKNKPLIVAAMSDDPIREWILSEGKATQIRGICPIGGGCINRATRYDTDAGSFFVKTNRSIGPSMFEGEALGLNSMYETGSIRVPKPYKVGSLPTGGSYIIMEFIEFGASRGNQSALGRKLAEMHKAAKSEKGFGFHVENTIGSTPQINTWTSDWIEFYAEHRLGKPLAAMSDDPIREWILSEGKATQIRGICPIGGGCINRATRYDTDAGSFFVKTNRSIGPSMFEGEALGLNSMYETGSIRVPKPYKVGSLPTGGSYIIMEFIEFGASRGNQHSDTLPFTAFQSALGRKLAEMHKAAKSEKGFGFHVENTIGSTPQINTWTSDWIEFYAEHRLGYQLKLAREQYGDSTIYERGQRLAKNLGPLFKNVVIEPCLLHGDLWSGNITYDKNGEPVILDPACYYGHSEAEFGMSWCAGFGGDFYKAYFQVMPEQPGFEQRRDLYMLYHYLNHYNLFGSGYRSSSLSIIDDYLRMLNV; the protein is encoded by the exons ATGGTGGTGGCACACTTGGGGGCTATTTCCTTTTCCTCCTGCATCCCTAATTCTTTATCTTGCCCTCGTCTCATGCACCCCTCCATTAACAAGAATAAACCTCTAATTG TGGCTGCAATGAGTGATGATCCTATTCGGGAATGGATCCTTTCAGAAGGAAAGGCAACACAGATCAGAGGAATCTGTCCCATTGGTGGTGGGTGCATAAATCGTGCAACACGTTATGATACTGATGCCGGTTCCTTTTTTGTTAAAACGAACAg GAGTATTGGACCATCAATGTTTGAGGGAGAGGCATTGGGTTTAAATTCTATGTACGAAACAGGGTCAATCCGTGTACCAAAACCATATAAA GTTGGATCTCTGCCGACAGGCGGCTCATACATCATAATGGAATTTATTGAGTTTGGTGCATCTAGAGGCAATCAG tcagcattaggaagGAAGCTTGCTGAAATGCATAAAGCAGCAAAGTCTGAGAAGGGTTTTGGCTTTCATGTTGAGAATACTATTGGCAG TACTCCGCAGATAAACACTTGGACCTCAGATTGGATCGAATTTTACGCGGAGCACAGATTGGGAAAACCAT TGGCTGCAATGAGTGATGATCCTATTCGGGAATGGATCCTTTCAGAAGGAAAGGCAACACAGATCAGAGGAATCTGTCCCATTGGTGGTGGGTGCATAAATCGTGCAACACGTTATGATACTGATGCCGGTTCCTTTTTTGTTAAAACGAACAg GAGTATTGGACCATCAATGTTTGAGGGAGAGGCATTGGGTTTAAATTCTATGTACGAAACAGGGTCAATCCGTGTACCAAAACCATATAAA GTTGGATCTCTGCCGACAGGCGGCTCATACATCATAATGGAATTTATTGAGTTTGGTGCATCTAGAGGCAATCAG CATTCAGATACTTTACCATTTACGgcttttcagtcagcattaggaagGAAGCTTGCTGAAATGCATAAAGCAGCAAAGTCTGAGAAGGGTTTTGGCTTTCATGTTGAGAATACTATTGGCAG TACTCCGCAGATAAACACTTGGACCTCAGATTGGATCGAATTTTACGCGGAGCACAGATTGGGATACCAGCTGAAGTTGGCTCGAGAACAGTATGGGGATTCAACCATTTATGAGAGAG GACAAAGGCTAGCAAAGAACCTGGGACCTTTATTCAAGAATGTTGTGATAGAGCCATGCTTGTTGCACGGAGACCTGTGGAGTGGGAATATCACATATGACAAGAATGGTGAACCTGTGATTCTTGACCCTGCATGTTATT ATGGACATAGTGAAGCAGAATTTGGAATGTCATGGTGCGCCGGATTTGGAGGAGATTTTTACAAGGCTTATTTTCAG GTGATGCCTGAACAACCCGGTTTTGAACAAAGGAGAGATTTGTACATGCTGTATCATTACCTAAATCACTATAACTTGTTTGGTTCTGGTTACCGCTCTTCTTCACTGTCCATTATTGATGACTATCTACGGATGCTCAATGTGTAG
- the LOC107796842 gene encoding protein-ribulosamine 3-kinase, chloroplastic-like isoform X6 yields MSDDPIREWILSEGKATQIRGICPIGGGCINRATRYDTDAGSFFVKTNRSIGPSMFEGEALGLNSMYETGSIRVPKPYKVGSLPTGGSYIIMEFIEFGASRGNQHSDTLPFTAFQSALGRKLAEMHKAAKSEKGFGFHVENTIGSTPQINTWTSDWIEFYAEHRLGKPLAAMSDDPIREWILSEGKATQIRGICPIGGGCINRATRYDTDAGSFFVKTNRSIGPSMFEGEALGLNSMYETGSIRVPKPYKVGSLPTGGSYIIMEFIEFGASRGNQHSDTLPFTAFQSALGRKLAEMHKAAKSEKGFGFHVENTIGSTPQINTWTSDWIEFYAEHRLGYQLKLAREQYGDSTIYERGQRLAKNLGPLFKNVVIEPCLLHGDLWSGNITYDKNGEPVILDPACYYGHSEAEFGMSWCAGFGGDFYKAYFQVMPEQPGFEQRRDLYMLYHYLNHYNLFGSGYRSSSLSIIDDYLRMLNV; encoded by the exons ATGAGTGATGATCCTATTCGGGAATGGATCCTTTCAGAAGGAAAGGCAACACAGATCAGAGGAATCTGTCCCATTGGTGGTGGGTGCATAAATCGTGCAACACGTTATGATACTGATGCCGGTTCCTTTTTTGTTAAAACGAACAg GAGTATTGGACCATCAATGTTTGAGGGAGAGGCATTGGGTTTAAATTCTATGTACGAAACAGGGTCAATCCGTGTACCAAAACCATATAAA GTTGGATCTCTGCCGACAGGCGGCTCATACATCATAATGGAATTTATTGAGTTTGGTGCATCTAGAGGCAATCAG CATTCAGATACTTTACCATTTACGgcttttcagtcagcattaggaagGAAGCTTGCTGAAATGCATAAAGCAGCAAAGTCTGAGAAGGGTTTTGGCTTTCATGTTGAGAATACTATTGGCAG TACTCCGCAGATAAACACTTGGACCTCAGATTGGATCGAATTTTACGCGGAGCACAGATTGGGAAAACCAT TGGCTGCAATGAGTGATGATCCTATTCGGGAATGGATCCTTTCAGAAGGAAAGGCAACACAGATCAGAGGAATCTGTCCCATTGGTGGTGGGTGCATAAATCGTGCAACACGTTATGATACTGATGCCGGTTCCTTTTTTGTTAAAACGAACAg GAGTATTGGACCATCAATGTTTGAGGGAGAGGCATTGGGTTTAAATTCTATGTACGAAACAGGGTCAATCCGTGTACCAAAACCATATAAA GTTGGATCTCTGCCGACAGGCGGCTCATACATCATAATGGAATTTATTGAGTTTGGTGCATCTAGAGGCAATCAG CATTCAGATACTTTACCATTTACGgcttttcagtcagcattaggaagGAAGCTTGCTGAAATGCATAAAGCAGCAAAGTCTGAGAAGGGTTTTGGCTTTCATGTTGAGAATACTATTGGCAG TACTCCGCAGATAAACACTTGGACCTCAGATTGGATCGAATTTTACGCGGAGCACAGATTGGGATACCAGCTGAAGTTGGCTCGAGAACAGTATGGGGATTCAACCATTTATGAGAGAG GACAAAGGCTAGCAAAGAACCTGGGACCTTTATTCAAGAATGTTGTGATAGAGCCATGCTTGTTGCACGGAGACCTGTGGAGTGGGAATATCACATATGACAAGAATGGTGAACCTGTGATTCTTGACCCTGCATGTTATT ATGGACATAGTGAAGCAGAATTTGGAATGTCATGGTGCGCCGGATTTGGAGGAGATTTTTACAAGGCTTATTTTCAG GTGATGCCTGAACAACCCGGTTTTGAACAAAGGAGAGATTTGTACATGCTGTATCATTACCTAAATCACTATAACTTGTTTGGTTCTGGTTACCGCTCTTCTTCACTGTCCATTATTGATGACTATCTACGGATGCTCAATGTGTAG
- the LOC107796844 gene encoding uncharacterized protein LOC107796844 yields MEMEMEMASETGASIAELIQALDQATLMAKQLTTTSDSSQLLQIYSSLHSAHHHLSLFLSYHHHHHPPPRQPHLLPIPPPPPVPENSVSSAVGSGDENDTDEPMQVGDEEVDDVNETEQNSVDRVEERMRGCFIQNKRPKRPLSPVSAAAVAAEQQRRSYDNDGGPPALEFDPHGTRLRSLDLIYQFHS; encoded by the coding sequence ATGGAGATGGAGATGGAGATGGCGTCAGAGACAGGAGCTTCCATTGCAGAGCTAATACAAGCACTGGACCAAGCAACCCTAATGGCTAAACAACTTACCACCACCTCTGATTCTTCCCAACTCCTCCAAATCTACTCTTCCCTTCACTCTGCTCACCACCACCTTTCCCTCTTCCTATCCtatcaccaccaccaccacccacccCCTCGACAACCCCATCTCCTCCCTATACCACCACCACCTCCGGTGCCTGAAAACTCTGTCTCCTCCGCCGTAGGCAGTGGCGATGAGAATGATACTGATGAACCTATGCAAGTGGGGGATGAGGAGGTTGATGATGTAAATGAAACAGAGCAGAATTCTGTTGATAGAGTTGAGGAGAGGATGAGGGGTTGTTTCATTCAGAATAAGAGACCCAAAAGACCCCTCTCGCCGGTTTCAGCTGCGGCGGTTGCAGCTGAGCAGCAGCGGCGGAGCTACGACAATGACGGCGGCCCCCCTGCTCTGGAATTTGATCCTCATGGGACTAGGTTGAGGTCCCTGGACCTTATTTATCAGTTTCATTCTTGA